DNA sequence from the Cucumis melo cultivar AY chromosome 6, USDA_Cmelo_AY_1.0, whole genome shotgun sequence genome:
CGTACGCATAACTATAAGCTTGTGGACATGCGGATTTGAACAACTCTGAATAAGATGATGGTCTACAAGTGTTTGGATTCCCATATTCACCACTACAACAATATCGTGCATCACCAAAAGCCTCACATGCGCTTTTACATGCTACGCTTCTTTCACCTCCGTCGCTCAACACCACTCTTAGTTCCGCCGGACATTCGCTGTTTAAATCTGTTGCACATCCAATTGTTGTGCAGTTTCCCCCACCTGTTGTTCCCAACTATTTCAATTATAGAAATGAAAAACATATATGAAGCCCTCACTAACTTTTACACTCTTCTGTAGTTATAAAATTTACCTGTTCCGTCTTGTGGTGTGATTAACATGGGCACATTGTACCCATCTACAAGGCTGACATCGTAGAAATCGAGCCCGCCCGCACCGTTGAGCGTGAACTCCGCAAGGGTGGCGGGCGGGGTAGCGCCAGCACCGTTGCACTCGACGATGCCGGAGCCGCAGTCGGCAGTGGCACAGGAGAACCTACCGGTGGCATCTTGGGAGCAATAAGTGCGGCCCCAAATGCGGCCGGACCATCCCGGCGGCATGGTGATAGCGTTGGACTGACCTTTCTCAAGAACGAAGCCGGTGGTGGAGAGCTGTGAAGTGCCAGCGCCGGACAAAACTCCTGGCCACACCGTGTAATCACATTGATTTAAAATGGTGAAAGTTGACGAATTTACTACACCTGTCAAAGAAATCAATCAATTACttcaacaaaacaaaaacattcataagtctaaaaaaaaaaaatcaactttgTTGATCTCGAGAACGAAAACTTTTGAAATGATCAAAAgcttaaaagattaaaaaaaaaaaaaacaataacaacGTAAAACCCAAAAGATAAGTTGAAGAAAGATACCTGAAATGAAAGGGAAGAGAAGGAGGAGGAGAGaaagaagggaagaagaaatGGAAGCCATTAGAGTAGAGAAGAGAGGTTTTTGTAAGTTAGAGGAAGTTagaagaaaagggaagaaatggATTTTATAGGGAAAGAAATAGATATGATCGAGAGCATGTGGGGAAGGGCacatgaagatgaagatgaagatgaagagaaGGCTAAATTAAAGATTAGGGCTTCGCCTTTGGACGGTgattttaattttgttgaaGTTTGAGCTCTTAAAcacaattaattattatataatcATTCAATAAAGGGAAtctcattatatatatatttgagttTCTTTAGATCTAAGGTTtgttttatattaattttattgtaaCATTCAATTCCATTTTGTCCCCTCTTTGATATCACTTTTAAtttccgttttcaaaatttacGGTATCTCGTTAGGTTGTATTCATTTTCTAACTCGGGAAAAGATATGATTGGACTGATTATTGAGTATGGGCTACATAAAGATAGAGATATGCACACAagtatttttcttattttatttgtcGGTTTTTTTGGTTTTGAAAATCTAGTctatttcattttaattttatgcAACGTCTTTCTATGTAAAAGGTAACAATGCAAAAGGTGTAAGAGTGGAAATGATGTTTATAGGCTTAGTTCTCAAAAAACTAAAGATGAAAATTCAAACGGTTACCAAACATGGCCTGAACATTTAGTTTTTGGTCAAATAAGCTTTCTAGACtttcaattttatgttgaatAGGTTACTAAATTTTAAAGCCCTGAACTTTTGATTTTGTGTCTAATAGGTTTAAGAGCTTTCACTTTTGTGTCCGATAAATCATTGATATATTAaaccatttttaaaaaaaaaaattatttggaaTCAGTTAActtaaagaaggaaaaaaaaatctaaacctAAATCTATACTTTTCTCAGTTGGTGATATTTGATTAACATATAAATACTCTAAAAAGTACCTAAATATATAAGAAAAGTGATTCGTCTTTTTCTTCCTAGTTCAATTCCATGAAATAGGTCGTTCATCGTTCAAACTTATAAATTATTAGTCAAGAATTGTCTTCACTAATTGAGTTAGATTTAGGTTGAAAACCACTTTTTACCTTAGCAATTACTTCTGAAAGTGAAATTGGTCGAAGCGGAAAcaaaaattatatgtatatatatatatcatgaaataGAGGCCAAGATGTTTATGGGGACTCTTCCATCGTCTTGGAAGGTAGCCAGATGCATCAAAATTAAAGAATCACATGGTTTTTCAGATCTATGAGAGGACACAAAAGGGAGGCTCCAAATTTTTAGGTTTTATGGGATTTGGGAATTAGGAAACaaacccaaaaaagaaaaagaaaaaaacatttcTAAATTACTTTGGATTGGCTTTTATGCATTGGATTCCAACAATCTCACAGTTTTATGTTTAGTTTATAACGATATTTTTGAGCAATATTACGAATTAGATATGTAATGCTTAAATAAGTT
Encoded proteins:
- the LOC103490689 gene encoding thaumatin-like protein 1b, producing MCPSPHALDHIYFFPYKIHFFPFLLTSSNLQKPLFSTLMASISSSLLSLLLLLFPFISGVVNSSTFTILNQCDYTVWPGVLSGAGTSQLSTTGFVLEKGQSNAITMPPGWSGRIWGRTYCSQDATGRFSCATADCGSGIVECNGAGATPPATLAEFTLNGAGGLDFYDVSLVDGYNVPMLITPQDGTGGGNCTTIGCATDLNSECPAELRVVLSDGGERSVACKSACEAFGDARYCCSGEYGNPNTCRPSSYSELFKSACPQAYSYAYDDGSSTFTCTAANYLITFCPSLSTSLKSSNGQYPRAVDISRAQNSGRPSTSVAAVISTVTATLSWRFLRLF